The region GCAGCAGAAATGAAGTTTTTATCAATTATTAAGGTTAATTTATGATAGCAAGCCACGAAACATAATAGAGGAACCTTACATGAACATCATATAGATCGGCAGGGTTGGATGCTGAAATAGTTGACTTATCACAGCTTGATATAATGTTGATGTCTGGGTAGGCAGCTTTAATCGCAGAATAGAACTTTTGGTAATTGCCTATTAATCCAAGTAAACAGGTAGTATGAGCTTTCCTGCTTTATCAATAACATTAAAAAAAAGAGTGCAATATCTTTGTGCACCCTTACACTAAGCAGAGAAGCAAGGTTGCAGATACAGGAGTTATCCATAGCAGAAAAATAAATAGAAGGCAATCTATGAACTATGATCCTAAGTCACATGATTGAAATTCTATGCAATCATGACATACATAGAAATCTCTTGATCATGTACAGATTTGTGAACCTAGGAATGAAGGATATAAAACTGAAATACAAGCAGAGGACGGGGCACTCCCCTTTTGGGGAAAAAAACTGAAACTACAAACCTCTGTAGTAGAGCATCCAGCATTCTTGATTCCCTATTGAAACATAATCAAGCTTAAAGGGCTGTGGATGTCCCATTGCCGCACGAACTGAACCCCATGTAGTGTTGGCGCCTCCCCTTGCAAACTCGATGCCATCAACAACATCCTGAAAtactacaagcatgaaaaaaaTGCAGGGAGGGCCAAGAAGGTGGTAATGATACTGGTATAAGAAATTTATTCATTCAATTAATTCAGAAAAAGTGTTGAATTAAGACCATATAAAAACGCCTCGGAATGTTTAccaactaattttttttcttggCGTCAACATGAGGATGGTATTCATAATTAAGAACATTACATGTCGTAATAAATTTTGTGGTAGCAACTGAACCATGGTGCTTGTGGGAAATATAATCGCAATATAATTCATGTAGCTTGCAAACACAGCTGCTAAATTAGGTTAATATATTCTTAAAATCGATGACCTATTATGCAAACCAGTTGTCCTCTCTATTTTTTATGTCTTATACTGTTGTACCCATAGTTCCTCGTAGAACAAGTTCACGTTGCCTATTGTTTGTGAGGTTGGACATCATATATTGTTTTCAAATAAAAGAGGAGAGCACATATGCCGTCAAACTAAATCAGAGATTTCAGTTTGGGCATTACGTTATCCAATCAGCTTTTCTTTCCTTTATCAACTGACAATATAGTATTGAAGAACATACCTTCACCAGAGATGCAATTATTGCAGTAGGAACTTCTTCATTAATGCTTGCTCCTGCAGTACTCACAAGCATTTCATAAGACAGATCAAGTGTTTGCTAGAAGTCGTACATGTATACAGACTGAACATACCATCATTCACCACCCAAACAGGGGAAGCACCAAGGTCTTCAGCTAACTGCAGtaaataaatatcaatatcaactTATGAAATGTACTCACTGGAGAAATTTTAGTGTTTTAGAGTCAAAGACTGTGTCTGTGTTCCATTTACCTGAAGGAACTCAAAGAATCCAAGCCCATCGTCAGTCCAGTATCCCCAGGCATCATTGACATGGCCAGGTCTTTCCTCCCATGGACCCACAGTTTCGCCCCAATGAAACGCGTTTCTTAGATAGTTTCCCATGGCGTAGTTACCGCCTAAAATACGTTTGATTTATCCCATCAAAATCATGTAATGATATAACTTGACCTTGGATGTAACAACTGCAAATATGACAGACCTGGAAACTTGAGAAACTGGGGCTTTAAATTGGCCAACATAGAAGCAAGATCCTTCCGAAAACCATGTCCCTATGAAGAAAACATGTAATGAATAAAAGTTCAAACATGGTACAGGTAAAAATATACATAGTGTTCATTCTCATTGCTTTCTTCAACAGAAAGAAaattagaagaaaaagaaaaaggaaatctaATCAAAAGGAAGAGAAACAAACACAAAGAAGGCTTACCATGTAAGTGTCTGATGGCATAACCGACACTTGATCGAGCCAGACCACCCCAGTTTTAGTGGTTGTAATTTGAAGCCTTGAATTAGTGTTGTTTTGGCTGGAATACAAATGAAACTGTATCTTTGTCCATTTGGCGAATTGTTTCTTGCCACCCCTGAAAGCACCAGGGGAGTGCATGTCAGAAATACGCAAAGAGAAATGCAGCATCTCTGATAAATTGACGATGGCATAACATTACGTGATGGTGCGAGAAGCGAGTTTGTGCAGACCGTCAGAGCTTGCCAAAGAAATGGTCAAGGAAACTGCATCTGAAGACCTAATGTGCAGGCTCACCTTATAACCCTTCCTTCTTTCAATGTTCTGGAAAGACAAAATCAATATGAGGCAAACTTGTAATGAGTTCCATTTCATTTAAAAGGATAATAATGCATTTCAAACCAAATTGAAATTGCCTCATACGATCCGCAATATTGTACACCGAAATATGTTGTATTTCTTTCGAAAACAATTCAACATTTTTTATATGCAGACATATGAAGAAAAGAAATACCATACCATGCCCCAGTAACCAGGATTGTAGACCCCAACCCCTCCGGATGGGCAGACATTAGTTCCTTTAGAACCACAAAGAACTTCCATTCGGAGTGCGACCGGGTTACGTTCGAAACAAGATGTCCGATCGGTTCCCACGATGATGCTTGATTCATTTCCAATTATGAACCATGGGTCGATGTTTGATGGTGTATTAGGCCCACCGGCCTCAAAACCTGGAAGTAATTTTGTCAGGGTATACACAACACTGAGCAAGGAAAAATGTAAGTGCAGAATGGACCCTTTGACTCATTAACACATATCCTGACAATTAAGGTTTCCTTACCTCTGTTGCTCACAAGCTCTGCCCACAACCCACCAGCACCAGCATGGTTGATCTCCTACAGATAAAACCAAAAAATGATTTGAATTACTTATTGTTGTCGAGTTTATCCTCTTTGCAGCAAAATAAAAACCATTTTTCCAAGATCCAACTTTTTTGACCCGAGGCAAACTGCGTCAGAGCTGCACTCTGTAATCCTATGAGATTCAGTTAACCAATATATCTGCATATATAGTTTAAACTGTAAGCAAATAAAATGGCCTTACTGAACGAGAGAAATGCTTATGCAAAGTTTTACCAGCTGGCTAGTACAAACTTGAACAAAGAGCGCAAAGTTTTCAGCAATGGCAGTTTGACAAGCAATTTACCAAGAGACTCTTATTCTCACCTCAAAAAAGATGCCGAACATCTTGTCAGGCATCTTCCTCGCAGTCTGCGGCGAGGCGTCCACGCTCAGCTGCCCGGCCTGTCCCGCCACGAGCCTAACAGAGGATGATGCCCAGCACAAGGCACACACCACTACCAGCACACAACGGAGCCAATGACCGGCATACACCCTCGGCACGGCCATTGTGCTCATCTAAACTGAACCCGTAGCTCAAATCAAAGAATAGAGTACTGAATCCACAGCCTACCCATATATATAGCACAGGCTATCGCTCATGCAACCAGTGGCTAGAAGCGTACTGCGTCAAGCAACCAGCAATTTGAGTAAAAAAGGCAGTCCCACGAGTGGAAGCAAAGCTAGCCGAGAAGGCATCCAATCGACGAGGGACGAAGATGGGCACGGATGGGGACGTACGTCAGTATTCTGTTTGAAGCTTTACTCCTCCGTTTTTGCACATCACATCGCGGGGAAGCAAGAAGCAACCGAGTACGTGCGTGCTCTCATTGCCGTTGATGAATCAGTGGCAGCTACTCTTGCTGTTGACGATTATCCGCAAGTGCTCACACTGGAGGCGAGGTCTGCAGAAATAGAAATGGTGGCCGAAAATAAACAGAGACAGCGGCTCGGTGCGTTCTTGAGTACAGTTGAAGCCAAAGCAAAGAATATGTGTGTGTTCATCTTGGGGTCGACTCTTCTCCTAAATGGGGAATCCAACAGCTCGATGCAGAAAAGATCTGCCCGGGTGCGGGGCTCTCTAGGGTTGCGGCGACTCACCGGCGTCGGGGCCGCGGGAGGACGTGGGGGGCCGGCGAAGAGGTATGCGGGAGGAGCGGCCGGCTCTTCGAAGGGGCATGCGGCGCGGGCGGCGAAGGCGGGGGGCGTCGCCGCATCGCCGTCGGCGGGGAGGCGAGCGTCGGGGGATTTCGCCATTCGGTTGGCCGTTTGAGCTTAGCTGAAACTTGAAAGATTTCATTCCTTAATATTCTTTTCGCGGGAAAGCTATGGATTTCTCAGAATAATGCTTCAAACTCACTCCAGTGTGGGAAAAAAAAGTCTAGGTAGGAGAATATTAATTGTTGCTATCTTCGTTCTGGTGAAACATCGAAAGTATTttcatcaagttgaagcttttaaaATCACATTCAGAGGTTTCTAAATATTGGTCTTTTATATTTCATTAAAATAAATCATCACTAAGAAATTGATCCAGACATCCGAGTTAGTCCAGAGCGCGTAGAGATACTATCTTAATTGGACGACTATCACTACATGACGAAGAATTAAGTTGACTGAGGCATAGTCACTCCTTTTAAATTTTATTAGTACACCATTTGCATATTTTCTGATCACAAATTTTTGTCATGTAAAAGATGTAAAATGTTTTTGAAAGTTGTTTCCTCAGCCcttcttttctataaattgctaaaATAAGATCGGCCGAGCGACTATCAGTCGCGAACAAATTGCACAGTCCTATcttatgagaataattaataaagtggccatatgcatcacacagatgcagaggccgggggtcatcctcgacggaggagctagctagctagctcctagATTGATTCGGGATTTGGCCGCTCCGTGCGCTCCGTATTTGGCTGTTTCGTGCGTTGTTCGTCGGCTTCGTAGGAGCGAGCTAGTTGATCGTGGACATAGGCGAGAGGAAAGAGAAGACGCGAGAAAAAATATAAACGAATATTCACTTTTACAGTTTaagtttgaggggtttgttcggccgCAGCTCAAACCGACCCTTAAAACGCGTTTTCCACGAACCGTTTTCAGTTCCACGgtttaaggggtctgctagagatgctctaaggccaTCTCCAACGCCACCCTCAAACCTTCGTAACCGTCCGGACCGCGCTGTCTGGACTGCATAAATCATCTAACGTGGTTCTATATCGGTTCGCGGTCCGAACGCGTTTTCTCCCGCAAACCAGAGACAAACGTGAGGGAGGTTTGCGGGAGTCTGGGCCGATCCCAAGCCCGCTTTTGATCGCCCTGGCCCACCAGAAGCCCCTCCTCCCTCCCGCGCGTTTTCGGTCAGCGTCGCTCCAGAGCGTCAGCAcccacattcatgcccggccagagaggACGTTACCGCTCACCGGCGACGGCATGAAACGGTGTGTCGACCGAGAGAGTGCCGCCTGCGCCGCTTCCCGATGCAGGCGACTGCCGCGTGTTCGAACGACATAGTGGCCGCCCATCCGTCCGTCTGCCGCCCGCATTGACGgcacgcggttgccgaggcatctCCTCAGGCTCCACCCGTCtgtccctctgccgcccaccagTGCTATGTAAACCGCTGCCCCAGTGCCCCGGCCATAGCCATAGTCATCCCTCTCCACACCACTTCCCGTCATGGATCCCTCCGCCGCCAAGGCTCTCTGGGACGGGCTGACGTCAGAGCAAAAGAAGGAGATGGGCGCCATTGCTGCCAACTGGCAGAccgacaggcagccggaggacacCTGCGATGACGGCGTGCAAATGAAGGACGCCTCCTCCGACGAGCTAGCACCACCGTCCTCTTCCTCCGCTCcaccctcgctggtgcattgcaccatgccaACGGCGAGACATGTGCCCATTGTATGGACATGGTGCGAGAGAAGCGGGAGGCGCTGGCCGACGCCCACTACAACCACAACCTCCTCCAAGAgcatctgcaggcggaggagcaggtcGCCGCCAGCAGGGCGGTCGCGTCGGACGCGGACCTGACGGAGCAGGAGGCATTGCTCGAGTCCTATCGCTCCGCCTACGAGATCTACCTCACCCGCTGGCGGTACCGGCAGCGGCTGGCGACCGCCGGCAAGGAGTGCGACGACGACGCGGGCGAGGCGGTGTTCGGCAAGACCGACGAGGAGGCGTACAACTTCACTTCCCGGGCCTCCACGAAGAAGTCGACACATCCTCGGGCAccgcggcagcgaggaagagtactgCATGATAGGTCTCCGTCGCTCtagtcccatgaaggccactgatgaagtcatgtacctagggtagggtcacagacctgtcttaggtacccttcccaaggacaccctcagaagaagttgccttccagtcgaccaagagagacctCACTCGACtgactcgaaggactcgaccatgaagattcactcgaccactaggagatcaagagccaccctgcatccaaacggtccgtaattaagtagtctttatggcatttaggacactttatgtaagacgttaccagtaacgcctagcctcaatgtactttaaaccctgcattactgaggaccggaggggtctggcagacactatataagccaccccctcctcagtgtaaagggttcgcacccctgtaatctctacacacataattcagtcgaccgcctccgggctccgagacgtagggctgttacttcctccgagaagggcctgaactcgtacatcctttgtcttcacaactgctccatagctaggatcttgcctctccatacctaccccccattctactgtcagacttagaaccacgacagccaccACTCCTCCCCTCCCGTCGACGCCAAGCTTGATGGGCTGAGCATCTTCGGCCAATTAGTCGCTTGGCGGCGATGTGGAGGCGGACAACTTCACTTCCCGGGCCTCCGAAGGCGGAGGTTACGCGCCGGAGCCGGAGAGCGCCGAGGCGGAGCTCGAGACGGTGAAGCTTCAGTTCTCTTGGTTCATGGCCGGACACAGGGAACTGGCGCCGGCGACCATTTAGACCTAGCCGGACGAGCTCCACTTAGTTGatataaatgtaatgaaatccgtcttgTTTAAATGAAAtatgtcatgtttatatgaaatttgaccgtgtttatatgaaatccgggtgtgtttatatgaaatccggtcaTGTTTgatcgaatttcgtccggttagtttgagttgttgtgaaaatgtatgcgccTAGCATTGGATGGCggcctcccgcatccgtgtccatGGATGGATGCGGGAGAAAATTTgcgggttgccgttggagatgccctaaggggaACAAGGACCTACTAGAACTTTGGCGGTTGATGAGACCGCCGGAGAGGAGAGAGGAGGAcgatgaaaggacatgcggtgcccccatgtgtggttttggtaattgatgacattctctatggactaatggttgcatcgagttatatttgaaggatgtttccataggcatttcttgaagtccatgtgttggtttcaaggagtttatgggttgaccaaggtgctattaaggaattatccaaagattggtcatgtgagtgttgagcttattgcaagcatgtcttgaagaataagattgtgtgatcattcatgtccaccttcaagacatcatccaaatgaagagagttggaaagattcaacacacaaagcgcacaagatgtaccgagggatcaagtgatctcatggtatggtaagcattgtccattacgctttgtgtgctaacccatggtctttttgagagttctttgtggggttaggttgcggtgtgcaagttcaagtaggatcatcacgaagagatcatatgcttgaagcttgccatccattgtggcgacaatggacttgtgaagatgtgctgaagagtggctcacccatagtggagtatgggggagcaatctctagtcttcatcgagccaaagcaatcaagaaaggtggtccatcttgaggaggagaagatcgtcatcatctagctcaagtggatcatgtgcaaggcaaaggtttgcccttgataggttttctattttaccggtctcacggtagttgtgggagaccgggttataggtttgattgccgtactatcaagggaggctctcgatgagttgcttgatcgtatcgttcgtagagagctcaaaccattgcatccttgcatcttctatgatgttttcgatgttggagggtatgccggttcttctatgttggaggtttcactcctttgtttgctaagcatacctcccctgcctcttcttactataaccagccgttgttttgatgctactcgtcttgctctatccaacaagcttgagttttctcaattcggagctcatatgaagaagtactggcagttctggttttccttggagctgccgttttccccttAGTTTGCTTGgctctgccccagcggtagtaccgcgacccacaacggtagtaccgccgaagctccccagcggtagtaccgctctcagagcggtagtaccgctccaagtggtagtaccgccgaagctccccagcggtagtaccgctctcagagcggtagtaccgctccaagtggtagtaccgctctccgaacggtagtaccgcttgggacctccggccgtagtaccgcagtgcttccgggctactgccgcctcgattcgagtttgatgtttttcgtgtcgggttttgcggtactaggagcggtagtagtggcggtagtaccgctcttactcccgcggtagtaccgctctgggcccaGGGCCCTGTCTTCCtcgccagcgcggtagtaccgctgggtgggagcggtagtaccgctctcagcggtagtaccgccctgccctagcggtagtaccgctctgtgcggggatgtacagtggggtaacggttggatttcccccctcctataaaagggggtcttcttccccattgaactttATCCCttcgagctcgtgttcttcccccattgttgaccttctccgagcttgctatctctcaatccctccatggattcttgctagtttttgggggaaaagagagaggagatctagatccacatttccaccaatcactttctcctctaagtgaggggaaccccttggatctagatcttggagttcttcgtgttcttctttcgttcttcctctcattttcttccctagcattagttgcttcggtgggatttgggagagaaggacttgggcactccgtgtgcctttgccattgcatttggtgcatcggtttgagttctccacgtgatacgtggaagttacaagttgagaagcttattactcttgggtgcttggtgcccttgagcttgttcatcttgggtgcttgggcgcccctagttagttggtggtgttcggagctcaatcattgtggtgtaaagcttcgggcacgcgtcggggtctccaattaggttgtggagatcgccccgagcattttgacgggtaccggtgaccgcccccaagggttgccaaagtgtacgggttcggtgaccgcccccaagggtcgccatttgtacgggttcggtgaccgccctcaagggtcccttagtggaatcacggcatcttgcattgtgctagggcgtgaggagattacggtggccctagtggcttcttggggagcattgtgcctccacaccgctccaaacggagattagcatccgcaagggtgtgaacttcgggatacatcgtcgtctccgcgtgcctcggttatctcttacccgagccctttacttatgcactttactttgtgatagccaaattgttctttgtcatatatcttgctatcacatagttgcttatactgcttagcataagttgttggtgcacataggtgagcctagttgttttaggttttgtgcttgacaaattaaccgctaggtttattccgcatttgttcaagcctaaaccataattattttaaaacgcctattcaccccccctctaggcgacatccacgatctttcagacgACCGAGATGGCGCTACAAAGAAAACCTTGGGTGGCCGCTAAGGGAATTTCTGATCGAGACGAAGAAGGTGTTGGGGGCCGAACGCAAAAAGAGAAGATGGCAAGGTGGAGTGAGCTCAAGGTGGTGGAGGATGAGAACTTTGCCACAAGTTCTTCTTTGTAAGTGCCACCGAATGCATTTATCTTATTTCTTTCTTTTGCAATCTGGTTTCCTTCCCGTCTATTATTGGCATCTTCATCAACCTCGTTGTCCTCCTCAATGGATATGCTCAACCTTGATCTCTTTGAAGTGGTCTCCGCGATTCTTTGGATCCACTTCTGGTTCTTGCATAGCTCTTTGTAGCAATGATGCAACGTGAAGGGCTTGTGACCGAACTTGGTTTTTCTATGCTTGGATAGTTTTTGGATGTAGGGGCCATATTCCGTCACTTGCACACCGCTCAGTGGTGCATGATTCATTTAGTTGGGAAAAGGAGGAGAGCCTTCTTAGCACTTGTATTTTGTTGTCTCACTCTTTGTAGGTATCCAATGCAGTTTGGGTTTTAATCGATTTTTCCTAGCTGACATGGATTATATTTTTTAGGTAAATAGCTGACTTAGATTTTTTTTATCCAGCCATTCTTATTTTTGGTCATATGCATGTTTCTGCGGCTGATGAGCTCATGAACGGAAAGGTTCAAGCCATGGTCATCTCGCCAGAGACATCACCTGAAGCCGAGCTATTCGCCAACCTCGCGAAGCGCAGCAGCATCCCGATCCTTTCCTTCTCGGCCACCTCGCTGGCATCAATTCCGTCGCAGGCACGTTTCTTTGTGCACAGTGCAGCCAACACCAACTCCCAGGCCGCGCCCGTTGCATCCATCCTTGAGGCATTCCAATGGCGCGCGGCCGTCCTGCTACTCGAGGAGTCCACCTACGGCATCAGCATTGTCTCGGCATTGGTCCACGAGTTCCAGGGGCACGGGCACGGGCACCGCGTACGCGGCATAATGGACAGCGTGGCTGTGCCAGCCGACGCGACAGACAGCCGCCTCGACGTAGTGTTTCTTGCAGTGAAGAACATGCCGGCGCGGGTGGTCGTCGTGCATGTGACTTCCGCTCTGGCTGTgcgtgtaagacaataggctttggagggaaccggcacaaccctctaggggtggcctatcacatatatatatatatataatgaggtggtatacaacgttacaatatacacatgtaaatacagtctaacaccctccctcaatcttagccactttctaatgaatctagaagggtaagattgcgcctgcaagtctcaaactgtggcaaaggtaatggcttggtgaagatgtcagcaagttgatccttggaagaaataaacttgatatgtagttgcttctgagagacacgttcacgcacaaagtgatagtcaacttcaatgtgtttcattcgggcatggaataccggatttgcagaaaggtatgtagcaccgatgttatcacaccaaagaacaggaggctgtgattggggtatacttaactcctgaagcaaggactgtacccagatgatctctgatgtggcattggccacagccttatactcagcctca is a window of Triticum dicoccoides isolate Atlit2015 ecotype Zavitan chromosome 2B, WEW_v2.0, whole genome shotgun sequence DNA encoding:
- the LOC119362337 gene encoding alpha-L-arabinofuranosidase 1-like isoform X2 is translated as MEVLCGSKGTNVCPSGGVGVYNPGYWGMNIERRKGYKVSLHIRSSDAVSLTISLASSDGLHKLASRTITGGKKQFAKWTKIQFHLYSSQNNTNSRLQITTTKTGVVWLDQVSVMPSDTYMGHGFRKDLASMLANLKPQFLKFPGGNYAMGNYLRNAFHWGETVGPWEERPGHVNDAWGYWTDDGLGFFEFLQLAEDLGASPVWVVNDGASINEEVPTAIIASLVKDVVDGIEFARGGANTTWGSVRAAMGHPQPFKLDYVSIGNQECWMLYYRGNYQKFYSAIKAAYPDINIISSCDKSTISASNPADLYDVHVYASSANMFSRTSMFDNTPRSGPKAIVSEYAVTGNDAGKGTLVAALAEAAFLVGLEKNSDVVEMASCAPLFVNDNDRRWSPDAIVFNSWQHYGCPNYWMLHFFKDSSGATFHPTTMQVSNYDQMVASAITWQSPKDKSTYLKIKVVNFGSKAVDLNITVTGLESGIKSSGSKKTVLTSAAPLDENSFGQPEKVAPVSSPVADAKQQMGVSVSPYSLTSFDLLLEPSKHSII
- the LOC119362337 gene encoding alpha-L-arabinofuranosidase 1-like isoform X1 — its product is MSTMAVPRVYAGHWLRCVLVVVCALCWASSSVRLVAGQAGQLSVDASPQTARKMPDKMFGIFFEEINHAGAGGLWAELVSNRGFEAGGPNTPSNIDPWFIIGNESSIIVGTDRTSCFERNPVALRMEVLCGSKGTNVCPSGGVGVYNPGYWGMNIERRKGYKVSLHIRSSDAVSLTISLASSDGLHKLASRTITGGKKQFAKWTKIQFHLYSSQNNTNSRLQITTTKTGVVWLDQVSVMPSDTYMGHGFRKDLASMLANLKPQFLKFPGGNYAMGNYLRNAFHWGETVGPWEERPGHVNDAWGYWTDDGLGFFEFLQLAEDLGASPVWVVNDGASINEEVPTAIIASLVKDVVDGIEFARGGANTTWGSVRAAMGHPQPFKLDYVSIGNQECWMLYYRGNYQKFYSAIKAAYPDINIISSCDKSTISASNPADLYDVHVYASSANMFSRTSMFDNTPRSGPKAIVSEYAVTGNDAGKGTLVAALAEAAFLVGLEKNSDVVEMASCAPLFVNDNDRRWSPDAIVFNSWQHYGCPNYWMLHFFKDSSGATFHPTTMQVSNYDQMVASAITWQSPKDKSTYLKIKVVNFGSKAVDLNITVTGLESGIKSSGSKKTVLTSAAPLDENSFGQPEKVAPVSSPVADAKQQMGVSVSPYSLTSFDLLLEPSKHSII